The following are from one region of the Streptomyces changanensis genome:
- a CDS encoding MarR family winged helix-turn-helix transcriptional regulator yields MGVNPAPSHDGSRAAAEAACEVIELLEVLWERGRDAVSSSPVSASQLRVLYSLDREEGINLRTLGELLGSAPSSVSRLCDRLEALGFVERGPSPVSRRELELRLTGHGKAYLRELRARREEVLLSSIAGMTPTAREALSKGLRGFRDAIGTKLPARRADGSDDEARSA; encoded by the coding sequence ATGGGAGTGAATCCGGCACCCTCTCACGACGGGTCCCGGGCGGCCGCCGAGGCCGCATGCGAGGTCATCGAGTTGCTGGAGGTGCTGTGGGAGCGGGGCCGGGACGCCGTCTCATCCTCTCCCGTGTCGGCCTCGCAGCTGCGGGTGCTCTACAGCCTGGACCGCGAAGAGGGCATCAACCTCCGCACGTTGGGTGAGCTGCTCGGCTCCGCGCCCTCCTCGGTGAGTCGGCTCTGCGACCGGCTGGAGGCGCTGGGCTTCGTCGAGCGCGGACCGAGCCCCGTCAGCCGCCGGGAGCTGGAGCTGCGCCTGACGGGCCACGGCAAGGCGTACCTGCGCGAACTGCGGGCGCGGCGCGAGGAGGTCCTGCTCTCCTCCATCGCGGGCATGACGCCGACGGCGCGCGAGGCGCTGTCCAAGGGACTGCGGGGCTTCCGCGACGCCATCGGGACCAAGCTGCCCGCACGGCGGGCCGACGGGTCCGACGACGAGGCGAGATCCGCCTGA
- a CDS encoding PP2C family protein-serine/threonine phosphatase, producing the protein MNKITSVERALRAAEPHLLLNVVRMALTEEYGAGRVELRMADYGLKNLQPVQASEGAAEAVPLHDSPEGRAFGAQEPHVVHRDAAGVVDVHLPVTIRGDRLGVLSVRLPVDRYAPAVVADLEHICQALGHEILVAERDTDLYLMARRAARLTLAAEMQWQLLPGRSCTRAEFSLGAQLEPAYAIYGDNFDWSASSEHLTVTVTNGMGQGIEAALLTNLAVNALRNARRAGLPLADQASLADQAVYAQYGGRAHVAVLLMRFELATGEVEVVEAGSPRVWRRRGRQVEELTFDAQLPLGMFDETVYVPERFRVEPGDRLLFASDGVYESVSPSQELFTERALARALAATGLLPAAQVPGAVLRAVADHRGDSPLGDDALVLCLDWRGRPAT; encoded by the coding sequence GTGAACAAGATCACTAGTGTCGAGCGCGCCCTGCGCGCCGCGGAACCGCACCTGCTGCTCAACGTCGTCCGCATGGCCCTCACCGAGGAGTACGGCGCCGGACGGGTCGAGCTGCGCATGGCCGACTACGGGCTCAAGAACCTCCAGCCGGTCCAGGCGTCCGAGGGCGCCGCCGAGGCGGTGCCCCTCCACGACAGCCCCGAGGGCCGCGCCTTCGGCGCGCAGGAGCCGCACGTCGTCCACCGCGACGCGGCGGGCGTGGTGGACGTGCACCTGCCGGTCACCATCCGCGGCGACCGCCTGGGGGTGCTCTCCGTCCGGCTTCCCGTCGACCGCTACGCCCCCGCGGTCGTCGCCGACCTGGAGCACATCTGCCAGGCCCTGGGGCACGAGATCCTCGTCGCGGAGCGGGACACCGACCTCTACCTGATGGCCCGGCGCGCCGCCCGGCTGACGCTGGCCGCCGAGATGCAGTGGCAGCTCCTGCCCGGCCGCTCGTGCACGCGCGCCGAGTTCTCCCTCGGGGCGCAGCTGGAGCCCGCGTACGCCATCTACGGCGACAACTTCGATTGGTCGGCGTCCTCGGAGCACCTCACGGTCACCGTGACGAACGGCATGGGCCAGGGCATCGAGGCGGCCCTGCTGACGAACCTCGCCGTCAACGCCCTGCGCAACGCCCGCCGCGCCGGACTGCCCCTCGCCGACCAGGCGAGCCTGGCCGACCAGGCCGTGTACGCGCAGTACGGCGGCCGCGCCCACGTCGCGGTGCTCCTCATGCGGTTCGAGCTCGCCACGGGCGAGGTCGAGGTCGTCGAGGCCGGCTCGCCCCGCGTGTGGCGCAGGCGCGGACGCCAGGTGGAGGAACTCACCTTCGACGCCCAACTGCCCCTCGGCATGTTCGACGAGACCGTCTACGTCCCGGAGCGCTTCCGGGTCGAGCCCGGCGACCGCCTCCTGTTCGCCAGCGACGGCGTGTACGAGAGCGTCTCGCCGAGCCAGGAGCTGTTCACCGAACGGGCGCTCGCCCGGGCGCTCGCGGCGACGGGCCTGCTGCCCGCGGCGCAGGTCCCCGGAGCGGTCCTGCGGGCGGTCGCCGACCACCGGGGGGATTCGCCGCTCGGCGACGACGCGCTGGTGCTGTGCCTCGACTGGCGCGGCCGGCCCGCGACCTGA
- a CDS encoding STAS domain-containing protein gives MSTSRFMIESVGADRVLVLRGELDIEAGPWLACAAEDAVEQGWDRLVLDCRQVSFCDSSGLNTLLRLRAVTSRAGVPLVLADPPRSMRHVLRITETDRVLTLTDTLEEALGRRPEEASDSPEPGA, from the coding sequence GTGTCCACCAGTCGCTTCATGATCGAGTCCGTGGGGGCGGACCGCGTGCTGGTCCTGCGCGGCGAGCTGGACATCGAGGCCGGGCCGTGGCTGGCGTGCGCCGCCGAGGACGCCGTGGAGCAGGGGTGGGACCGGCTGGTACTGGACTGCCGGCAGGTGAGCTTCTGCGACTCCAGTGGCCTGAACACACTGCTGCGGCTGCGGGCGGTGACGTCCCGGGCCGGGGTGCCGCTGGTCCTGGCCGACCCTCCGCGCAGCATGCGGCACGTGTTGCGCATCACGGAGACGGACCGGGTCCTGACGTTGACGGACACCCTGGAGGAAGCCCTGGGGCGGCGGCCCGAGGAGGCCTCCGACAGCCCGGAACCCGGGGCCTGA